A genomic stretch from Streptomyces venezuelae ATCC 10712 includes:
- the cmlS gene encoding chloramphenicol-biosynthetic FADH2-dependent halogenase CmlS, protein MTRSKVAIIGGGPAGSVAGLTLHKLGHDVTIYERSAFPRYRVGESLLPGTMSILNRLGLQEKIDAQNYVKKPSATFLWGQDQAPWTFSFAAPKVAPWVFDHAVQVKREEFDKLLLDEARSRGITVHEETPVTDVDLSDPDRVVLTVRRGGESVTVESDFVIDAGGSGGPISRKLGVRQYDEFYRNFAVWSYFKLKDPFEGDLKGTTYSITFEDGWVWMIPIKDDLYSVGLVVDRSKSAEVREQGADAFYSSTLAKCAKAMDILGGAEQVDEVRIVQDWSYDTEVFSADRFFLCGDAACFTDPLFSQGVHLASQSAVSAAAAIDRITRHGDEKDAVHAWYNRTYREAYEQYHQFLASFYTFASFTEPDSEFWRKRRITESDDDRLTRKKWFESLAGNGPEDPSGTVASFRDRASTMIAIGRHQRPELSDDFSEAELNPARVRWISDLTKRLNSITRFKWTGGKAVLKQHYRVEPIGFRLEQREVLANGEGLDMAQYPMDDEARQIFQDLAEEEFGYKTLVKRLGAVGRQELSTQIVVRLMEAGLLTGYDAQGEKVFVQGRLHFGGVGVEYEV, encoded by the coding sequence ATGACACGATCGAAGGTGGCGATCATCGGCGGAGGGCCGGCCGGTAGTGTCGCGGGCCTCACCCTGCACAAGCTGGGCCACGACGTCACGATCTACGAGCGGTCCGCCTTCCCCCGGTACCGCGTCGGCGAGTCCCTGCTGCCCGGCACGATGTCGATCCTCAACCGCCTCGGGCTGCAGGAGAAGATCGACGCGCAGAACTACGTCAAGAAGCCCTCGGCGACCTTCCTCTGGGGCCAGGACCAGGCCCCGTGGACGTTCTCCTTCGCGGCCCCCAAGGTCGCGCCCTGGGTCTTCGACCACGCCGTCCAGGTGAAGCGCGAGGAATTCGACAAGCTCCTCCTCGACGAGGCCCGGAGCCGCGGGATAACCGTCCACGAGGAGACCCCGGTCACCGACGTGGACCTGTCCGACCCCGACCGCGTCGTCCTGACCGTGCGCCGGGGCGGCGAGAGCGTCACCGTCGAGAGCGACTTCGTCATCGACGCGGGCGGCTCGGGCGGTCCGATCTCCCGCAAGCTCGGCGTGCGCCAGTACGACGAGTTCTACCGGAACTTCGCGGTCTGGTCGTACTTCAAGCTGAAGGACCCCTTCGAGGGGGACCTCAAGGGCACCACGTACTCGATCACCTTCGAGGACGGCTGGGTCTGGATGATCCCCATCAAGGACGACCTGTACAGCGTCGGCCTCGTCGTCGACCGCTCGAAGTCCGCCGAGGTGCGCGAGCAGGGCGCCGACGCCTTCTACTCGTCCACCCTCGCCAAGTGCGCCAAGGCCATGGACATCCTCGGCGGCGCCGAGCAGGTCGACGAGGTCCGGATCGTGCAGGACTGGTCCTACGACACCGAGGTCTTCTCCGCCGACCGCTTCTTCCTCTGCGGAGACGCCGCCTGCTTCACCGACCCGCTGTTCTCCCAGGGCGTGCACCTGGCCTCGCAGTCGGCGGTCTCGGCCGCCGCGGCCATCGACCGCATCACCCGGCACGGGGACGAGAAGGACGCGGTGCACGCCTGGTACAACCGCACCTACCGCGAGGCCTACGAGCAGTACCACCAGTTCCTCGCCTCCTTCTACACCTTCGCCTCCTTCACGGAGCCCGACTCCGAGTTCTGGCGGAAGCGGCGCATCACGGAGTCCGACGACGACCGGCTGACCCGAAAGAAGTGGTTCGAGAGCCTGGCGGGCAACGGCCCGGAGGACCCCTCCGGGACCGTGGCGTCCTTCCGCGACCGGGCATCCACGATGATCGCGATCGGCCGCCACCAGCGTCCGGAACTCAGCGACGACTTCAGCGAGGCCGAGCTGAACCCGGCCCGGGTCCGCTGGATCAGCGACCTCACCAAGCGGCTGAACAGCATCACCCGCTTCAAGTGGACCGGCGGCAAGGCCGTGCTCAAGCAGCACTACCGCGTCGAGCCGATCGGCTTCCGGCTGGAACAGCGCGAGGTCCTCGCCAACGGGGAAGGGCTCGACATGGCCCAGTACCCGATGGACGACGAGGCCCGGCAGATCTTCCAGGACCTCGCCGAGGAGGAGTTCGGCTACAAGACGCTGGTCAAGCGCCTCGGCGCGGTCGGCCGGCAGGAGCTGAGCACCCAGATCGTCGTCCGGCTGATGGAGGCGGGCCTCCTCACCGGCTACGACGCGCAGGGCGAGAAGGTCTTCGTCCAGGGCCGGCTCCACTTCGGCGGCGTCGGGGTCGAGTACGAGGTCTGA
- a CDS encoding aldo/keto reductase, whose translation MRHTRLRDLEVSRIGLGTMGMSFGYTGSGSDDAGSVRALHRALDLGVTFLDTAEIYGPYTNERLVGRALGARRDQVVLATKFGLVSHAGGGPGQLDSSPANVRTAVEGSLRRLGTDHIDLCYQHRVDPGTPIEDTVGALAELVAEGKIRHIGLSEAGPATIRRAHAVHPVTAVQSEYSLWTRDPEEAVLPVLRELGIGFVAYSPLGHGFLTGTVRAAGRFDASDLRADNPRFTAENLPRNLRIADEIAAVAAEADATPAQVALAWLLTRGDDVVPIPGSRRAARVEENTTAAEVRLSAGQLARLDALPPAAGEHHTEEQMAMMDRV comes from the coding sequence ATGCGGCACACGAGATTGCGGGACCTGGAGGTCTCCCGGATCGGCCTGGGGACCATGGGCATGTCCTTCGGCTACACGGGCTCCGGCTCGGACGACGCGGGCTCCGTCCGCGCCCTGCACCGCGCCCTCGACCTCGGCGTCACCTTCCTCGACACCGCCGAGATCTACGGGCCCTACACCAACGAACGGCTCGTCGGCCGAGCGCTCGGCGCCCGCCGCGACCAGGTGGTGCTCGCCACGAAGTTCGGCCTCGTCTCGCACGCGGGCGGCGGCCCCGGACAGCTCGACAGCAGCCCCGCGAACGTCCGTACCGCCGTGGAGGGTTCGCTGCGGCGGCTCGGGACCGACCACATCGACCTCTGCTACCAGCACCGCGTCGACCCCGGCACCCCCATCGAGGACACCGTCGGCGCCCTCGCCGAGCTGGTCGCCGAGGGCAAGATCCGCCACATCGGCCTCTCCGAGGCGGGCCCCGCCACGATCCGCCGCGCGCACGCCGTCCACCCGGTCACCGCGGTCCAGTCCGAGTACTCCCTGTGGACCCGCGACCCCGAGGAGGCGGTCCTGCCGGTCCTGCGCGAACTGGGCATCGGCTTCGTGGCGTACTCCCCGCTCGGCCACGGCTTCCTCACCGGCACGGTCCGCGCGGCCGGCCGCTTCGACGCCTCGGACCTCCGGGCGGACAACCCCCGCTTCACCGCGGAGAACCTGCCCCGGAACCTGCGCATCGCCGACGAGATCGCCGCCGTCGCCGCCGAGGCGGACGCCACCCCGGCGCAGGTCGCCCTCGCCTGGCTGCTCACCCGGGGGGACGACGTCGTGCCGATTCCCGGCAGCCGGCGGGCCGCCCGCGTCGAGGAGAACACGACGGCCGCCGAGGTCCGCCTGAGCGCGGGGCAACTCGCCCGCCTCGACGCCCTGCCCCCCGCCGCGGGCGAGCACCACACTGAGGAGCAGATGGCGATGATGGACCGCGTGTAG
- a CDS encoding group II truncated hemoglobin — protein sequence MTAEHANTLYEAVGGADALRRLSETFYQGVLADPLLAPVFADFTAAHVEHVAVWLAEVFSGPADFTAELGGHQALLRAHLGLGITEEQRLRWMELMTAAVEKELPDDELLRRRVVEYFDWGTRIAKDVSASAPGTDLGEPGPTPRWGWGGLA from the coding sequence ATGACCGCCGAGCACGCGAACACCCTGTACGAGGCCGTGGGCGGCGCCGACGCGCTGCGCAGGCTCTCCGAGACCTTCTACCAGGGGGTCCTCGCCGACCCCCTCCTCGCCCCCGTCTTCGCCGACTTCACCGCCGCCCACGTGGAGCACGTCGCCGTGTGGCTGGCGGAGGTGTTCTCGGGGCCCGCCGACTTCACCGCGGAGCTCGGCGGGCACCAGGCACTGCTCAGGGCCCATCTCGGGCTCGGCATCACCGAGGAACAGCGGCTGCGCTGGATGGAGCTGATGACGGCGGCCGTGGAGAAGGAACTGCCGGACGACGAACTGCTGCGGCGGCGGGTGGTGGAGTACTTCGACTGGGGCACCCGGATCGCCAAGGACGTCTCGGCCTCCGCTCCGGGCACGGACCTCGGCGAGCCCGGCCCCACGCCGCGCTGGGGCTGGGGCGGCCTCGCCTGA
- a CDS encoding adenosylcobinamide amidohydrolase produces the protein MPSRTLLTSASLADAALLTHTEQGREWPLLVWAPGPGVRMVSSAVLGGGIGERGWVLNAQVPPGYDRLDPVDHLRELAAGAGLAGPGVGLMTAAPVADLRRAADGGVRAVVTAGIGVRGWAAAPGDGGVTAPRPGTINIIVSVPVPLTDAALVNAVATATEAKVQALVELGADASGTPTDAVCVAAPTPEGTEAEPFAGPRSRWGARLARAVHAATRAACADLVKP, from the coding sequence GTGCCTTCGCGAACCCTCCTCACCAGCGCCTCTCTCGCCGACGCGGCCCTCCTCACGCACACCGAGCAGGGCCGCGAGTGGCCGCTCCTGGTGTGGGCACCGGGGCCGGGCGTCCGCATGGTGTCGAGCGCGGTGCTCGGCGGCGGCATCGGCGAGCGGGGCTGGGTGCTCAACGCCCAGGTCCCGCCCGGCTACGACCGGCTCGATCCCGTCGACCACCTCCGCGAGCTGGCCGCCGGGGCGGGGCTCGCCGGCCCGGGCGTGGGGCTCATGACGGCGGCCCCGGTAGCGGACCTGCGCCGCGCGGCGGACGGCGGGGTACGGGCGGTGGTCACCGCCGGGATAGGGGTACGCGGCTGGGCGGCCGCGCCGGGGGACGGCGGCGTCACGGCGCCCCGCCCCGGGACGATCAACATCATCGTCTCCGTGCCCGTCCCCCTGACGGACGCGGCGCTGGTCAACGCGGTGGCCACGGCCACCGAGGCGAAGGTGCAGGCCCTGGTGGAACTGGGCGCGGACGCCTCCGGCACCCCCACGGACGCGGTCTGCGTGGCGGCCCCGACGCCCGAAGGCACCGAAGCCGAACCCTTCGCGGGCCCGCGCTCCCGGTGGGGCGCCCGCCTGGCCCGGGCGGTCCACGCGGCGACCAGGGCGGCCTGCGCGGACCTGGTGAAGCCCTAG
- a CDS encoding alpha/beta fold hydrolase, giving the protein MTLCPTRRAAPRTLLVRSAPAAPTAAVLLLHGGREDGPEPPPALNLPALRMRPFATAVTRAVRGRDVLIAEVRYRHRGWNGPNADAARDAETALVLLREQVGPVPVVLLGHSMGGRAALAAAGDPAVRGVVALAPWCPTGEPVDHLGGRRLYLLHDESDRVTSARASWDFVRRARAAGADAAGIPMPTGGHAMLRGAQLWHRRAAELTAALLSHG; this is encoded by the coding sequence ATGACGCTCTGCCCGACCCGGCGCGCCGCACCCCGCACCCTGCTCGTCCGCAGCGCGCCCGCCGCACCCACGGCCGCCGTGCTCCTGCTGCACGGGGGACGCGAAGACGGCCCCGAGCCGCCGCCCGCACTCAACCTCCCGGCGCTGCGCATGCGTCCCTTCGCCACCGCCGTGACCCGCGCCGTCCGGGGCCGCGACGTGCTGATCGCCGAGGTGCGCTACCGCCACCGCGGCTGGAACGGACCGAACGCCGACGCCGCCCGGGACGCCGAGACCGCCCTCGTACTCCTCCGGGAGCAGGTCGGGCCCGTCCCCGTCGTCCTCCTCGGCCACTCCATGGGAGGCCGCGCCGCACTGGCCGCCGCAGGCGACCCCGCGGTCCGGGGCGTCGTCGCCCTCGCGCCCTGGTGCCCCACCGGCGAGCCCGTCGACCACCTCGGCGGCCGGCGGCTCTATCTCCTCCACGACGAGTCCGACCGCGTGACCTCGGCCCGCGCGTCCTGGGACTTCGTCCGCAGGGCCCGGGCGGCGGGCGCCGACGCGGCCGGCATCCCGATGCCGACCGGCGGCCACGCGATGCTGCGCGGGGCCCAGCTGTGGCACCGCCGCGCGGCCGAACTCACGGCGGCGCTCCTCTCACACGGCTGA
- a CDS encoding DUF6230 family protein, which yields MSAGPSTRPGPGPGLRSRPRPPEGRTHWRRSLAVALPALLAAGGLGSAMASGALAVGLHIQDRPVDFTTSSLYGTQYGAAVVDQTVVRPDGTTTTVRVLRMGFADGVINGLCLSRREQIAGATYTLLLTLGDDDPGSWEIRTKNTVLDLRDATGVLDMDGVVDLNTNGADVKTVKDATGAYVVNPLDSPQHRFGIQARYAKFDRIVGTAQDFQIPGLLTTPKLKLSVRPGTVACPAPAAPTGTPGTP from the coding sequence ATGAGCGCCGGACCCAGCACCCGACCCGGCCCGGGCCCCGGCCTCCGCTCCCGCCCCCGTCCGCCGGAGGGGCGCACCCACTGGCGCCGCTCGCTCGCCGTCGCCCTGCCCGCGCTGCTCGCCGCCGGCGGCCTCGGCTCGGCCATGGCGAGCGGCGCACTCGCAGTCGGCCTGCACATCCAGGACCGGCCCGTCGACTTCACGACCAGCAGCCTGTACGGGACGCAGTACGGCGCCGCCGTCGTCGACCAGACCGTCGTACGGCCCGACGGCACCACCACCACGGTGCGGGTGCTGCGGATGGGATTCGCCGACGGCGTGATCAACGGCCTCTGCCTGAGCCGGCGGGAGCAGATCGCGGGAGCCACGTACACCCTGCTCCTCACCCTCGGCGACGACGACCCCGGCTCCTGGGAGATCAGGACGAAGAACACCGTCCTCGACCTGCGCGACGCCACCGGAGTCCTCGACATGGACGGCGTCGTCGACCTCAACACCAACGGCGCCGACGTGAAGACCGTCAAGGACGCGACCGGGGCGTACGTCGTCAACCCGCTCGACAGCCCCCAGCACCGCTTCGGCATCCAGGCCCGGTACGCCAAGTTCGACCGGATCGTCGGCACCGCCCAGGACTTCCAGATCCCGGGCCTCCTCACCACCCCGAAGCTCAAGCTCTCCGTACGGCCCGGCACGGTCGCGTGCCCCGCCCCCGCCGCGCCCACCGGGACCCCCGGCACCCCGTGA
- a CDS encoding DUF6114 domain-containing protein: MLSRLRSAYTWFRAFRRTRPFWGGVWLVAGGWTVLKFSLSSLQLIVSTGFGGVAGYLVGGGMILCGLIPLALPSQRYTFGLIGAVLAVVSLVVSNLGGFLLGMALGVLGGSMTVGWGVKRPRRRTVVEG, translated from the coding sequence GTGCTGAGCCGGCTGAGGTCCGCGTACACGTGGTTCCGCGCCTTCCGCCGCACGCGGCCGTTCTGGGGCGGGGTGTGGCTGGTCGCCGGAGGCTGGACCGTCCTCAAGTTCTCCCTGAGCTCCCTGCAGTTGATCGTGAGCACCGGCTTCGGGGGAGTGGCCGGCTACCTGGTGGGCGGCGGGATGATCCTGTGCGGGCTCATCCCGCTGGCACTGCCCTCGCAGCGGTACACCTTCGGGCTCATCGGCGCCGTCCTCGCGGTCGTCTCCCTGGTCGTCTCCAACCTCGGCGGATTCCTCCTCGGCATGGCACTCGGCGTCCTCGGCGGCTCCATGACGGTCGGCTGGGGCGTCAAACGCCCGCGCCGCCGGACGGTGGTGGAGGGATGA
- a CDS encoding DUF6230 family protein, with translation MTRHSFGPHRIGPSLARMRTGGTRAAADWNARMLAEAADGTRRGTRWGRGALAFVPSALAVAALGTALAQGALAANFSVTGQPFTLTSNGVEGSGFGAIVNTPPVGRPDGTTTTHTAMARVGFASAGLAGLCGIVHQSIAGVPYSLLLTGGQKVTATPPATFTTDIDASNLYIQATELQAYGPTTLQNAVLGQSADQVTVAGKPLTGALPGGFGLGSAGGEGGSSITLHGLDATAYDAEMAGALVLPDLRIRVVAGTATTC, from the coding sequence ATGACACGGCACTCGTTCGGCCCGCACCGCATCGGCCCGTCGCTCGCCCGGATGCGCACCGGCGGCACCCGAGCCGCCGCCGACTGGAACGCCCGGATGCTCGCCGAGGCGGCCGACGGCACCCGGCGTGGCACCCGCTGGGGGCGCGGCGCCCTCGCGTTCGTCCCCTCCGCGCTCGCCGTCGCGGCGCTCGGCACCGCGCTGGCCCAAGGCGCGCTCGCCGCCAACTTCAGTGTCACCGGGCAGCCGTTCACCCTGACGTCCAACGGGGTCGAGGGCAGCGGCTTCGGCGCCATCGTCAACACCCCGCCCGTCGGGCGCCCCGACGGCACCACGACCACCCACACCGCCATGGCCCGCGTCGGTTTCGCCAGTGCCGGGCTCGCCGGACTCTGCGGCATCGTCCACCAGAGCATCGCCGGAGTCCCGTACTCGCTGCTCCTGACGGGCGGCCAGAAGGTCACGGCCACCCCGCCCGCGACCTTCACCACCGACATCGACGCCTCGAACCTCTACATCCAGGCGACCGAACTCCAGGCGTATGGACCGACCACCCTCCAGAACGCGGTGCTCGGCCAGTCGGCCGACCAGGTCACCGTCGCCGGGAAACCCCTCACCGGCGCCCTGCCCGGCGGGTTCGGGCTGGGCTCGGCGGGCGGGGAGGGCGGCAGTTCGATCACCCTCCACGGGCTCGACGCCACCGCCTACGACGCCGAGATGGCGGGTGCGCTCGTCCTCCCCGACCTGCGGATCAGGGTCGTCGCGGGAACGGCCACCACGTGCTGA
- a CDS encoding DUF6114 domain-containing protein, with protein MTTDPPPERLEPPDPADPGPSPSSPPARAGARAAFRRWRRTRPFWATVWTALGGFVIFFLPMAPLGKILQVGVGGIAGMAGGVVLMAMALLMLLLPGQRHTAGVIAVIAGVASFPLSNLGGLFIGMTLSVLGGSMAFAWLPEKPAKRSGRSLRRSRPAAGNPVPPASLGGASL; from the coding sequence ATGACCACCGATCCGCCGCCCGAGCGCCTCGAACCACCGGACCCGGCCGACCCCGGCCCGAGCCCTTCCTCCCCGCCCGCCCGGGCCGGCGCCCGTGCGGCCTTCCGGCGCTGGCGCCGGACCCGGCCGTTCTGGGCGACCGTCTGGACCGCGCTCGGCGGATTCGTCATCTTCTTCCTGCCCATGGCACCGCTCGGCAAGATCCTCCAGGTCGGCGTCGGAGGGATCGCGGGCATGGCGGGCGGCGTCGTGCTCATGGCGATGGCGCTGCTCATGCTGCTGCTGCCCGGCCAGCGCCACACCGCCGGCGTCATCGCGGTGATCGCCGGGGTCGCCTCGTTTCCCCTGTCCAACCTCGGCGGCCTGTTCATCGGCATGACGCTCTCGGTCCTCGGCGGATCCATGGCCTTCGCCTGGCTCCCCGAGAAGCCCGCCAAGCGCTCCGGCCGCAGCCTCCGCCGCTCGCGGCCGGCCGCCGGAAACCCCGTACCGCCGGCGTCCCTCGGAGGCGCGTCCCTATGA
- a CDS encoding DUF6230 family protein → MQHETGNVETGNVETRSVETRGVETRGVTRWRRSAFLAVPATAAVAAMATAMVQGALAANLSLTSVPFTLSSRTVAAPQGIGAVMHTIDAGGAKGAAEVGIAKAGLDGICVHAVQTVNLPVIGSLGTWSLNISSPAAATPLTSDQLVAGAGLQANKLVLDAQSLKAATATLHASDTTPNVIGAAADGAGIKGAGITDGTPGQFGLDATGGRTDIKNLNADANGATISGAITLPDLAIGIAHGDKGC, encoded by the coding sequence ATGCAGCACGAGACCGGAAACGTCGAGACCGGAAACGTCGAGACCAGAAGCGTCGAGACCCGGGGCGTCGAGACCAGAGGCGTCACCCGCTGGCGCAGATCGGCGTTCCTCGCCGTTCCCGCCACGGCCGCGGTCGCCGCCATGGCCACCGCCATGGTGCAGGGCGCCCTTGCCGCGAACCTCTCGCTGACCAGCGTCCCCTTCACCCTCAGCTCCAGGACGGTGGCCGCGCCGCAGGGCATCGGCGCCGTCATGCACACCATCGACGCGGGCGGCGCCAAGGGGGCCGCCGAGGTCGGCATCGCCAAGGCGGGGCTCGACGGCATCTGCGTCCACGCCGTCCAGACCGTCAACCTCCCCGTGATCGGCAGCCTCGGCACCTGGTCGCTGAACATCTCCTCGCCCGCGGCGGCCACCCCGCTCACCAGTGACCAACTGGTCGCCGGCGCCGGACTCCAAGCCAACAAGCTGGTCCTGGACGCCCAGTCGCTCAAGGCGGCCACGGCCACCCTCCACGCGAGCGACACCACCCCGAACGTCATCGGGGCGGCCGCCGACGGCGCCGGGATCAAGGGCGCCGGCATCACCGACGGCACCCCGGGCCAGTTCGGTCTGGACGCCACCGGAGGCCGTACCGACATCAAGAACCTCAACGCCGACGCCAACGGCGCCACGATCTCCGGCGCGATCACCCTGCCGGACCTCGCCATCGGCATCGCCCACGGCGACAAGGGCTGCTGA
- a CDS encoding TetR family transcriptional regulator, which yields MPRFRETVRTLLRERLLDAAYEAVADRGFDKLRMAHLAGAVGVSRQTLYSEFPSKEAVGEALFQRELERCLVGIQQGLDAHPDDLRAAVEAAVGFTLTLAGRNPLIKAMLTSTGEDGLLSYLTTRSAAAFDLATAMADAYVTEAWPTIDPVARELAVDAAVRLTASHIVQSTASPEGSARRIADTVVRIALSTGHETTAPPAGPHPLQDPAPGPAPAHRP from the coding sequence ATGCCACGGTTCAGGGAGACGGTCCGGACGCTGCTGCGCGAGCGCCTGCTGGACGCCGCGTACGAGGCGGTCGCGGACCGCGGGTTCGACAAGCTGCGCATGGCGCACCTGGCCGGCGCGGTCGGCGTCAGCCGCCAGACGCTGTACTCGGAGTTCCCCTCCAAGGAGGCCGTCGGCGAGGCGCTCTTCCAGCGCGAGCTGGAGCGCTGCCTCGTCGGCATCCAGCAGGGCCTGGACGCGCACCCGGACGACCTGCGCGCGGCCGTGGAGGCGGCCGTCGGCTTCACGCTGACGCTGGCCGGCCGGAATCCGCTGATCAAGGCCATGCTGACCAGCACCGGCGAGGACGGACTCCTCTCGTACCTGACGACCAGGTCGGCCGCCGCGTTCGACCTGGCGACGGCGATGGCCGACGCGTACGTCACGGAAGCCTGGCCGACGATCGACCCGGTGGCGCGCGAGCTCGCGGTGGACGCGGCCGTCCGGCTGACCGCGAGTCACATCGTCCAGTCCACCGCCTCGCCCGAGGGATCGGCCCGGCGGATCGCGGACACCGTGGTCCGGATCGCGCTGAGCACGGGCCACGAGACGACCGCCCCGCCCGCGGGACCGCACCCGCTTCAGGACCCGGCCCCCGGCCCCGCACCGGCGCACCGGCCTTAG
- the lepB gene encoding signal peptidase I — protein MTVRRAAGAVAGTAVVLCLVAAVAVTTLGVRVDGTSMAPTLRAGDRVLVAPGSAGRARRFDVVLLRVEGKDALLVKRVIGLPGDRVAIVSTPEEPFQVLLQERGRGPVRRVVAPTWAAQARRTGACCGPEGNRSGRAELRTVPEGSFFYLGDNPDLSDDSRAYGWGEIARIEGRVGARAFPLSAPWGIGNRPALEGYQGPGP, from the coding sequence ATGACCGTGCGCCGGGCGGCCGGCGCCGTCGCGGGGACCGCCGTCGTGCTCTGTCTCGTCGCGGCGGTGGCCGTCACGACCCTCGGCGTACGGGTCGACGGGACGAGCATGGCGCCGACCCTGCGCGCCGGGGACCGCGTGCTCGTGGCGCCGGGCTCCGCGGGGCGGGCGCGCCGCTTCGACGTGGTGCTCCTGCGGGTCGAAGGGAAGGACGCCCTGCTGGTCAAGCGGGTGATCGGACTGCCAGGCGACCGGGTCGCGATCGTCTCGACGCCGGAGGAGCCCTTCCAGGTCCTCCTCCAGGAGCGGGGGAGGGGCCCCGTCCGCCGGGTGGTGGCGCCCACCTGGGCGGCCCAGGCCCGCCGTACCGGAGCGTGCTGCGGCCCGGAGGGGAACCGGTCGGGGCGGGCCGAGCTGCGGACCGTCCCCGAGGGTTCGTTCTTCTACCTGGGCGACAACCCCGACCTGTCGGACGACTCGCGGGCGTACGGCTGGGGCGAGATCGCCCGGATCGAGGGCCGGGTCGGCGCCCGGGCGTTCCCGCTCTCCGCGCCCTGGGGCATCGGCAACCGGCCCGCCCTGGAGGGGTATCAGGGGCCGGGTCCCTAG
- a CDS encoding AraC family transcriptional regulator, with protein sequence MSAHHVRAALFGAERRGIATGPLLARAGLSPALIEDSPDPGPAARVPAERFGQLVRMLWATLDDELIGFGGAPSKVGTFAMMAHVAVHGSRDLREALRRAGTFYSLFPAGPRFRLVEPAADATRPAGLDEARIEFDVSGYDDPLHFGAESTVLVAHRFAGWLVRRRIGLRRVEFVHPEPPHAREYALLFGAPCVFGAARTAAVFDRADLDEPVLRDAVALKAFLRRAPVDVLVRADYGSTVTGRVRHLIGRALPTGPVPAPEELAERLSVSPQTLRRQLAAEGTTYQRLRDQVRRDHAIAVLTGGRISIERLSRQLGFSEPSAFHRAFRRWTGETPRAYQARARLRALPDGPARPPSPSTGADGQQP encoded by the coding sequence GTGAGTGCCCATCACGTACGGGCGGCGCTGTTCGGCGCCGAGCGGCGCGGGATCGCCACCGGGCCGCTGCTCGCCCGGGCCGGACTGTCCCCGGCGCTGATCGAGGACTCTCCGGACCCCGGCCCGGCGGCCCGGGTGCCGGCCGAGCGGTTCGGACAGCTCGTCCGCATGCTCTGGGCCACCCTCGACGACGAACTCATCGGCTTCGGCGGCGCGCCCAGCAAGGTCGGGACCTTCGCGATGATGGCGCATGTCGCCGTGCACGGCAGCCGTGACCTGCGCGAGGCGCTCCGGCGGGCCGGCACCTTCTACTCCCTCTTCCCCGCCGGACCCCGCTTCCGGCTGGTGGAGCCCGCGGCGGACGCCACCCGGCCCGCCGGCCTCGACGAGGCCCGGATCGAGTTCGACGTCTCCGGGTACGACGACCCCCTGCACTTCGGCGCCGAGTCCACCGTCCTCGTCGCGCACCGCTTCGCCGGCTGGCTCGTCCGGCGCCGGATCGGCCTGCGCCGGGTCGAGTTCGTCCACCCCGAGCCCCCGCACGCCCGGGAGTACGCCCTCCTGTTCGGGGCGCCCTGCGTCTTCGGCGCCGCACGGACGGCGGCCGTCTTCGACCGGGCGGACCTCGACGAACCCGTCCTGCGGGACGCGGTCGCGCTCAAGGCGTTCCTCCGGCGCGCCCCCGTCGACGTGCTCGTCCGCGCCGACTACGGCAGCACGGTGACCGGCAGGGTGCGGCACCTGATCGGGCGCGCGCTGCCCACGGGGCCGGTACCGGCGCCCGAGGAACTCGCGGAGCGGCTCTCGGTCAGCCCGCAGACGCTGCGCCGTCAACTGGCCGCCGAGGGAACGACGTACCAGCGGCTGCGTGACCAGGTGCGGCGCGACCACGCCATCGCGGTGCTGACCGGCGGCCGGATCTCGATCGAGCGCTTGTCGCGGCAGCTGGGGTTCTCCGAACCCAGCGCGTTCCACCGGGCGTTCCGCCGCTGGACCGGTGAGACGCCCCGGGCCTACCAGGCGCGGGCGCGGCTCCGTGCGCTGCCCGACGGCCCGGCCCGCCCGCCGTCGCCGTCGACGGGCGCGGACGGTCAACAACCCTGA
- a CDS encoding Rieske (2Fe-2S) protein: protein MSGVARRTVVAAAGGTGLVAALAACGGGGTNDKGDGATGGSDGGASGGTDEGGPTPEPATLARTADIPVGGGKILADKGLVITQPKAGEFKAFSSKCTHAGCAVSSIADGVIVCPCHQSHFDVSDGSVKSGPARSPLPPTPIQVVGDAISLG from the coding sequence ATGAGCGGAGTGGCACGCCGGACGGTCGTCGCGGCAGCCGGCGGCACCGGGCTCGTCGCGGCACTCGCCGCCTGCGGGGGCGGCGGCACGAACGACAAGGGCGACGGCGCCACGGGGGGCTCCGACGGGGGCGCGAGCGGCGGAACGGACGAGGGCGGCCCCACGCCCGAACCGGCCACCCTCGCCAGGACCGCGGACATCCCGGTGGGCGGCGGGAAGATCCTCGCCGACAAGGGCCTGGTGATCACCCAGCCCAAGGCCGGCGAGTTCAAGGCCTTCTCCTCGAAGTGCACCCACGCGGGCTGCGCCGTGAGCAGCATCGCGGACGGGGTCATCGTCTGCCCGTGCCACCAGAGCCACTTCGACGTGTCGGACGGCAGCGTGAAGTCGGGGCCGGCGCGCTCGCCGCTGCCGCCGACGCCGATCCAGGTGGTGGGCGACGCGATCAGCCTCGGCTGA